The sequence ataattatttatttatttactcaagtAACTACTAGATCCAGTTACAGTGACTGGTGATATTAAGAAAGGCACTTTTTATTGTGTGAAAACTAACAGCTATTACTtagattcaaacccagaaccacACAATGTAAAGCAGAAATATCACTATTTTACCCAAGAGGTCCGCTCttgtgtaagaaaaaaaaacaccaataacaGTAAAGCTTGTGaacatttgtaattctaaattgtTAATCGCTTTACTTGTTATGCAAGAAATAACATAAACCTAGTGGATATTAGTATGCTGATATACAGTaacatgcaaattaatctgaacgcagaaaatgtttttgtttatttctaaggTGTGGCTCCACTGGTTGAACACACCCATTctttgtctgtgtaatgtgaagTTATTGTtcttggttatttagcaattttaattttataattagtgatttgtaaagttaatttcattttttattacagaatttttttgtactttgtgtcttgaatatataataatggacataactccaagaaagcgtttgaaaattgtttctctttctgagcatgcTAGTATGACACAATGAATAGCTTGTAAGTGTAGtgactagggacagtgaatgctgaatgctattttaaaacaatttaaataaactggttccttttcacctcaaaggaaaggcaaatgggGCCATACAAGAAAAACTACCCCAGCACACGATTGGCTATTAgtgaaaaaaagcaaaattgattcaaaattatctgctgtggacttaaatagAGAATAGCAGCCAGTGAAACAGATTTATACATGACAACTGTTAGATAccaacttcttgcagctggatggaaagTTGGTTGGCCAGGTAAAAAGCAACTTGTAATGTTAGTAATGTACAAAAAAAGGCTCTTATgaaccaaagaagactggaaaaatgttatgttttctgaaGAGTCGCATTTTTATGTTTAAGGGCAAAAAGGATTAGATGAAAATACAGCACCGGCTCATATCCAGCTATCAGTTAAacttcccaaaaaaaaatgtttcatatttaagGACCTTGTTCATTAATTCTGAGAGattaagtattattttgaaaagtgatggatgtattaagattctgaaggaaagggttgtgacaacTTGAAATCAGATTCCCACAAGGCAACACATCCAACAAGATTTGGCTCCATGCCGTACTGCCAAAACAGTGGAAAACATTTTCGAAGAACAAACATTAAAGTGCTCCCATGGCCAGGCAACTCTCAGATTTAAACGAATTGAAAATCTTTAGGCATACTCATAagactctcaaaaatgaattgtatcacAAAAATGGACCTCATTAAAGTAATAATGTCCATATGGTTTCATGATTAAGTgatcaaaaaaatgtgtagtacacttTTTGAATTGATGTCAAATCGTATAAGTGAAATGATTaagaattactaattttaaaaataaaattacttttttttattaaataacatctgtgttcggattaatttacctgttactgtaatataaaattgtgGGCAAAATGGCAGACATCAAGTAGCaggaaaatcaatttttgtggcagaggttttttagaatttcattgaATGGATTGTTAAGGAATCTGTCACAGAACTTCCCAGTGTAATTAAGTTTTGAAGTTAATATTGTTTACACTTTTGAATGTGAAAATGTTATACTAATGAATAACTTTTAGTACTGGACCAAATCTAAAttaagtattgtatttttaatttttctttgagtttttacttttttgtattgtatatgtttcaatttaataaatttcctttcaaaatttgtaaaaaaatgtgtagtgtgttttatacaatttatttttaaattatttggttcTTAGGAAAGTTATCACCTGTAGATCATTGTCACAGGTATTCCTTAAAACCATTAGATCATTAATAGCTGGAGAAGTAGACCCAGAATCTTCATCTGATAATTCCACAGCGCTACCTAATACTGCTGTGACTAATGATATCACTTCTGATAATTACCATCTTCTTCCTGCATCAAATTTTAGTAAGTATCATTGCCTGCATAAtggatttttatcaaattaaaaaaaaaaattaagaacattttaaatatgtgtaattgTGCCTTCATAACCTCCTGgaagcaaaattttacattttagaaagttaatcatattttattaattttttttaaatattattttcacttacatgttttgtttttaaactgaaatttacatGTGTGGGTTTAGtaatgtaatatgatttttttttatttgaggaatattattctccttttttaaacttaaatgaattgaACAGTGACTTATAAGTacttaatgaatttatttgaattaagttacctaataaattattaaattaactgatttattattaaactaataaaatgatttaggAATTGATGCTAGGATCTTTATATCCATTACCTGTACAAGTAAAGTTACAGACTAGCTTactattttagatattataaacgTGTAgtgatatattgatttatgatgTGTCAGATTAGCTCTTTTCTTCTTTAACCACTGTTTACAATGAaactgaatgtaaaataaatgtataatatcatATGTTTATCTCTAATCTGAAGGCCCAAGGACCTTTCAGaataatactgttttatatttcataaatggaCTAGGAGAATTTCATTGATCTGCTTGTTTAATTTGTCATTCTGGTTCAAGTAGGattattatttgttgatataTATGAACTGCTTTAGATCAGATTCTTCTGTAATGATGCCACAGCTGTTAATCTaaccaatttctttttctttttaactcatGTGCTTCCAGATAATTGATACAATAACTTGGTAAAAGTGAGCGACAAAATATATCCAACATGTAGAAACTATTATTCACCAGTCTAAAATATGATTCAAGGAATgggtttgattatttattattttttgaataattagttGTGAGAGTTCATTTTCTTaaggtaaataaacattttgttcagGATGATGCTGctcaatgtaaaaattatgttttaatgaatttttttttttttttcaaataattatatgcTGACACACTTTATTGAGAATAAGAGATGAACTTAATAAGAGTATTAAGTATGTCAAGCATGCTCTGAGATCTAAAGTAAGAACCTTTCACAAAGAGAAACAACAACTACCATTATGCCACACAGGTTAGTGATGGTATATGGGCAGTTGTAAATTATTCAGAGTTATCAACTCCTGAGTTGATATGTCCAATCATATATGCTGCTTGTACATATTCACTGCAAAAATTCTTGCTTATTCCATTGGTTAGGAAGCAAGcaattttgaagacaaaattatCTTATCTGTTGCTTCTTTCTTATTGAAACAATATGTTATTGACACTTGCTGGTAGTTTTGAaacactatattaaaaaattgctattatttagttttttcccTGAATAGCTCACCTTGGAACATGttgttagatcatttatttatttgtgcttgtttttttctgattttctatctgcccagttcttctttatttttttctgatatctctttccttcgttctttAGAAAGTTCATTTCTGTAATTCTTGCAATTTGGTACTTCTTggaatcttttaatattctctttctcttataatttctacAGTTTTGTTAAGTTTCCTTGGACTTTGTGAACCATTTGCCTtaagtttttttactttggaagaaatcaaacAATTGTTTAGCCAGTCtattgttattcattctaaataaatgggagtaaaatgATTCATCTCTTCCTTATCGTGTCtgatagtttttcaattttagtataaagtttgttatttcttTGTCAAATCAGTGCTACAGTCATtccaaacaaaattatgttttatgcaacatagaaattcagacctacacccaataaGTTGACCAAATTATGTCACCAtatcacctaacaaggggaacgtaacctcattctggTCCATGCCGGAGCCGGGGGGACAAACCCTGCActcccacccggtcccatcatggagtctcacATGTCATTACAAAGTCATAATCAGGAACCGCCACCAGCGGAATCAAAGACAAtaacaaatgttatttattatcaacaatTCATGAAAAGAGGTGATTAATAGCAGTAGAAAGCCCAAcattgttgaattttataatgGGACAAAGAGTGCGTTTGATACATTTGATGAGATGTCAGGTGTAATATCCTGCTCTAGAAAAACTAGAAGatttttctttgtgtattttatggaataaatagTGTTTTGGTTAATTcctatgtatatgtatatgtccaccaagaaattaaaaatgaaagaagacCCAAATCAAGATGAGATTTTGCTAAAGAAATCAGCATTGAACTGATGGGCCAATTCATCCAGGAGAGACAAAATCTACCCAATTTATCAAGAATGTTAAAATGTCACATTGATGAAATTGCTGGCAAAGTTAATGTAGAACAAATTCCAGGATCTTCATCAAGAAAGATGACTCTTTTTTATGCACAAAATGCAGAAAACATATCTATGTGGAACACCGAGCAATACAATGTTTTGACTGTaccaaacagtaaaattattgtaaaaaaataaaattgtaatttgaacatattttaagtttgtaatcAATTACTATCATATAATACATAGATTGATTTTCAAATATTCTCAATTTATTGACTTTTACATTAGTTGCCCAAAGAGTAGTCTGAGAGACTATGCGTTGTGATTAGTGTAAGTTTTTATAGCACTGTGATTGTGGGGTTAAAAtaagatatatcattaaaaaaatattactggtataacgtattgttttatatttatttatttaacaataatacaaaaccTAACAGATTGCTTCATATAATAAACCTtattgacattcaataaatttttcagtctaaatttattacaactaactacactaactaaactatataaaactaaacaaattaagAATACATACTGGTTTCAATTATTCATTTGGTATGACTAGTGAGCAATAACATAACTTTAcattatataaactatttatttacataaactaaTATTCTAAAGAAACTATCATTAAACATATCAGTAGTCTTGATTTAATCTATTAACAAGAGACAAAACCCTTAACAAGAGGTAAGACATAGAATGATGGGCCATATTAGTTCTTGGAATAATGAACAACATATTGGGTTTAGGTCTATTTGGAGGTGTAAAGAAACAAACACGCTCCAGCAACATTGGAAGCTCCACCAAGTgatttttataagtttgtaaaaaataccACTGAGGTGATTTCTCCCTTATTTTTAAAGATTCgatgttaaatatttctttcagatTCTGAGTGTAATAGCCCAAAGGACAAACGTTTTTAAATCTCTTGTAATATAagaatttcagaaatttattctGCAAAATTTCAGTTGAATCCACATATGTCTGCTGGAATGGATTCCAGATAACTGATCAGTATTCCAGTCTGCTCCAtacaaaaacgtaaaataattttattattgggaGGATATCTGTAAACAGTTTTGTACTCTTAATTACAAAACcaagtaatttattgtatttagtcAGTCTGTTATGAGTAAGTCAATGTAGTAATATTCCAAGATAAAtgttttactacataaaataaattatcaacataaaatattatcatttccagTAATATTCCAAGATCTTTCACCAcgaatatttttaccaaatttttataatttatagagtAATTGTAGTtctgataatttaatttcctGGTGAATATtatgagtttacattttttaataattaagttgagACCATTTTTATGATTGCACTTAAAAATCACACCAAGATCTTACTGGAGCAGAATGCAATCATCTAGCAATTCAGCGATCATTTCATGTTAGAAAGGATGAAGCAATGAATTTTAATATCATCCACACATATATCAAACATCTTGAATATCTGAGGCAGGTAGGGAAGttgttgattaataataaaaattaaggaggGCCTAGGTTACTTCCTTGGGAACTCCTGAACTATTGCAAAACACATCTAATTTACAGCCTccaaataacacaaaattattatgTCATCTTAAGTaaatacctaaaacttttataaagttaatgTGGAAcccaaaataatacattttttaataatattgagtgGTCCACACTGTAAAATACCTTTTTGTAGTCAAGGTAAATGATAAGGTATATCACAGATGTAAATGTGACAAGATTAGTTATTGAAGAATAGTTCAATCAGAAGCCGTGTTGAGAATCTGAAATACAATAGTTTACATGGTCAAATACTTTTCAATAAATGATAGACTCAAATATCTGTACTGAACAATTAATTATAGATATCGGTTTATAATTCAAGATATCGTTAATGTCACCTGGTTTATGTATGGGAGTAATTGTAACTAGTTTCTGTGTAGTTGGAAATTTGCTTTATTTCAATGACAGATTAAACATATAGTGTAAAGGATGACAAAGAATACCTGCACATCATTTAATTATGTGAGGTGGAATATTATCGGATCCACAAGATCTTTTGGGTTTGAGATGCTTGGTGGCTATCAAGAAGTAAATAAGGCTTTATTTACTTCTTCAAGTGTGTAATGTACTTCACCTCAAGAGTATCAACATCGCAACAACCATCCAAAGAACCTACATCATCATCAATTTCATCATTCTCAAAGTTTCAACAATGATAAGCTGAAACAAAAAATTAGCAAATGCTTGAGATATATTTTTGTCAGCAATTTTAATACCATCACGCACTTAGTTTACCTGTTGGCACTgcttttattcttttactattcACATAATTCCAAAATAGCTTAATATTAACTCCTATTTCCCTCTGCATATTAGTTAATACAATTGGTACATGATCTTTATTTCATACTTAACACAAGCtcttatatttctttaaacttatataaataatagattattattttaataataaattgaaattctcttcttacttcttaatttattctttaatttgattttctgaataatatttctaatgaatCCACAGGGATGTTTGGATGAAGTTACTTTCTTTACAATGAGTTTACTCAAAGCAAACTCCCAATAAATCAGATCATAGAAGTAATCAACTGCCtcatccactttttttttttaattggtggaGAAACTCAATTTATGGGTGCCTAGACAGTGTCGGActcactaacaggttctgcaagatggTATTAAGTGCATATGTGTGCCTGCGCACTACTGACTAAAATCCAGACTAATCCAGATCTAAACTAATCTAGATAATaccttataaaatttatgaataattggTTTATGCCAAATAGAAAATTAGGAACACTTCACACAGGAAGTGATAGCTGGATGAAAAATATCCTCCATTAGCAATAGAGCAGATTCATGTTCAATTTTCAAATAGACACTACTAAGAATTAGATCTTAAGTATTTCCACGaacattcttaattaaattattagatttcactgaaaaaaatggcataaaattactgattcatttacttttattagaaattgcacaaaaattatagttatctACTACTTCAGTCAGGCTAAAATCTCCATATACAATATTACCTTCATTCAACAattgaaaatcattttctaaTATACCCATAAATTCATCATAATGATTTAGTAGAACAGATGGACGAAAATAAACAGCTacaaggtttaatatttttatcttcatttctaAACATAATTGTAACATGTCAAACTTTATTGTCAATAGTGAACGAATTAATGAGGCCTTGAATTTAGATAGAGAAGCAATCAAGATTTCACCATTACATGACATACCCATGACCATTTGGTTACTATCATAACGATAAATGCAATATCTGTCATTAAATAGTTtgctatcattaaaattataattcaaccaGATCTGTCAAAATGATTACATCATCATGGTAGAGTATAATGAAGCAATAAATAAGGCTAATTTAGTTTGTAATCCACAAACTTTCTGATAATATactgaaagattaaaattattaataacttccaCTATATAAACCTGTATTACAAATAGATAACTCTAAACTACTATTCAAAACCTCACCTTTAAAACGTCATTAATACAtctaacaacataaaaattaacagcaAATTTTTCTCAAATCACTTTCACTAGGTATTACCAGAACCTTctctttttttcatcttaatgTTTTCTGACCTATTcacctataaatatttataccttttttgtCTTATCTTTCTACACTTAGTGAATAAAATTTGATGCACTTGCGATAATGATTGATTAATACATATATTGGATTATCCATCTCCAGCCCAAACACGTTAAACACGTTTTCTTTGTCGAGCCTCCTAATAAATTGAGCGATAATACCTGATGAAGAttgattcttttgttttttgagccGGTGGCATATATCTATTGCATCTTCCTTGATGTTCATATATAAAGCCTTTCCCACCTCAGTTACTGTTTGTAAGATGTTCTCACCCGGTTTCTCAGGAATACCAAATATCTCAATTGTGTTTGCTCTAGAGTACTGTTTACAGTTTTCAAGTTTTTTACCTGCAGATCTGCGACTTCTTTCTTCAAGATTAAATTTTCAGCATGCagactttaattatataattaatttcattttgttgctcaattattttttgttgtttgttcaaAACTTAATTATTGTCATCCATCTTATGAAACAACTCAAGAAAAGTAGTCAAACCCTATTCCATTCTCCTTTGACACCaatcagtttttcttcaagttatattttagaagaacattctttatatgttttaatgaaaatttttttaatgttgtcttATTTAACAGGATggcactaataataattatttttgctttgtATTATCAAGAATAATCTTGATACAGTTTCTGTGTATCTTCATGTTATGATTTCATTTAGtgtacacaattgtaaaatattcattgtaagtggaactcataaaaaaaactcACTTTAGTTTACAAAAactcaaatttaatttacaaaaaatcaaaattatacatCAACATGACATTTCCACTGTTTGTGTTGCAAAATTGTGGTAACCgaatctatgtataaaattttgttgacgTTTTCTTTTGTGTGACCAGTAATTTCTCATGACAAATAGTATTGGACTGAAATTGGCTTTGATAAttcattacatgttttttttttgtgtagccttatttaaaaaataaggcaaTTTGACATTATGCCCCCcagtttcagtttgttttctgtttaatcattaaacaaaatttctatatttatactgtcaatattactaaattttgtgtaatatatacTCTTCAAAACTATTTTGATGGCAAATTATTCAAtggcaaatttatttaataggtcCTAAGTAATTCTTATGATTTCATTGAACTGAGAATAAATGTCATACTATTGGAAGATGTAGCACTATTCTTAACACAAATCTGTTTTATGATATTTCAAAtaatcatgtaaatttttaaaccaaataagaatttcaaataagaaaatatttgaagcAATGCTTATTTTTTGCTTCGAAATGGTATGATTGTTACCAAAATAGTGTATTAGACATATTTTACAACTAAAAGTaagattaaatcaaaattttagttgatataaaactttaacttatttatttttttagatacaaatattataataatattttaaaactgtgttGGTTGGATTGGTTGATTGTACATTGAagaatatgtacatattttaaataatttatgatgagTGAGTGGTGATGGTATAGGGAGGATGAAGTACCAAACGAATTGAATATTTCAACTGTATGTTGGGACATGCTTCTTGTAATTTATGCCACATGCtgcaattaattagtttaataaaatatatcaaaaaattgattaaaaaatttgcaaaatatctGGCACTCTGGCAAAATGTGTTGGTGTCTGTTTCTGTAGAatgtcttattaatttttttcaccaagAATGAGTATTTGCTTAAATGAATTgagatatataatgtgatatatctcTGTTTATGGCAACAAATACATTGTGTCCAGGCGATGATAATGCAGAAGCGTGttttgcccagaaaaaaatttcccTGTGATCACTCGGTGGCAGAAAATCGTTCTGTTTAGTCATAATTCTATATCGACAGATATTTGAATGATTCTACCTTagttatttacatgaaaaaaattactgttttaaaaatattttaatttaaaaatatattgaaaaaattagaaatgttttcaattatctgtaaaaaatctttgttgtttgttttatattctttcttgtatttaaaaataaacattattattattattgttattattattattacattaaaaattattgtaacaagtTATGTAAACTTTTTGTTAGATGTGAATACAGCAAAAAGAATGATATTAGCATTGAAATTAGCTGGAGAGCCTGAACAAGCATCTGAATTTGATCGCCAGAATTACATCCTTTCTCAGCTGAATCTGACATCTGATGCTGAGTCACTAACTGCTGCTTTTGGTGGTTTACTTACATTTCTTGGAAAGTCACTTGCTCAAATTAATCTTCAGTCTTTTGTTAATCCTGTTCTTGCAATCCGAACATTAtcactgtaattataaaatatatatttatttactaacaacTTATGGTTAACTGTAACAAGTTTGTATTTAAGTTCTTTAATACTCTTCATGatatcatattttcattattattgtgaCAGTGACAAAAAATAGTTACTGGTATTTATTGGTTAGAATTATCACTAATCAGATGTTGGTGATATTTTTTTGATGCTGTGGGGCTGAGTTTAAATTGTAATGAAGATTATTCttgagttaatttttatattttgccaTTTTGGTTTCAGATTAACATTCAGATACTACTATTATTTGGGAGTTATTATCTCAAGTTTTGATGAATCAAACTTTTGAATTGCAATTGgtctaaaaatctgttttaaagtgCTACTATGAtgatctctaaaaaaaaattctatagtatttttatgagatttattgTTTGCatacaaatattaagaaaaaaaatggtttatttctaGTCAGTTGCAAAAAAACTAGTTAGTCTTCTATGCTGACTGTAAAGCAAAGAttgcacaaagttattattttttaattatgatcaaAACTAAATTTAGTCTCAATGAGTATATTTTGCACTTTCTTGACAAAGCATTCTTTATgcaagtgaaaaatatttatggtcattaatttggttttgttttgtcattaaggactgttagttttattaaataattaattgttaatttatttgtgaaaatggcAACTTGGAGCATAttgctagttaaaaaaaaaacatggtttaaCTTACTTCTCATTCTGTTGTTTATAATGAAGTCTGGAGACAGACTTCACAGATGTATGTATACTGTTGAGTGATTATCTTATTCagtaatatgttaaattatttgagGATTCTGTTTTACATCTTTCTACTTGGAAGTAACTACATGATATAAGACATTTCTTTAGATACCAGCTTCtgttattttatctcttttagtatttgtgttttataaattaacatgaaTGCCATGTTAACTACGGCAGTTTTACTATTCTTCTAAATTATTCTAAGTCTCATCATTATGATCATTGTCTCAGCATAGCCCAACTTATGTAATTGTTACATTTTGACAATAGATTTATAGATTATAGAGCCATCTAATTTATACTGAAAGCAGTTCATACATACAGTGTGAACAAATTCATTCATACAGTGTGAAACACATAATTTAACTTCATATTTCTGGTTGGTATTAATTGCAaagatataatttacaattattgctTAGACAAGTAGATGCttcattttcttgaaatttaatattcattcatgaaataataatattttttgtcattgtcCTCAAAATGAACATgacaaaaacataaacaaatagattattttacataattcctCCTGATGAATGGATTTATTATTAGtgatcagttttaaaaattgaaacataaagAATCACACATATATGGGcagactaatatttattttccccTGAGAATTTGATGAGTGGCtttaccattaatttatttttcttcttgtttcaGAAATAATCTTGTCTGGATAGACAATGAATCATTAAAAGCATTGCAGATTTTTACACCAACTCTTCAtccttctccttataaatggaaagaACAAGTTGGAGAAGGCTTAAGTATTCTCACTTTGTTCAATCGTTGCTCCTCATTTCTTGGATCTAAACGTTTGAGGTTTgttgttaacaaaattatttactttttcagtcATGTATAAAATTGACAGACATTTAGTATAAAGTGTCTATTAAAGTAGTgagttatttacatatatttatatcttgtATTACATCACaagattattttctactttatgtgtaattatttttttgtataatgattgAACAATTCTATCTGTTGCTATTGTTTGGTATGTATGATTttcagtaatgaaaatattttctctattaaatcttttagaaatttttgtaagAAGGACTTCGAAGTTAATGTGGAGCAGCTTGTTACCAAATTCTGTCTCATCACCTAAGAGATGTGTAAATCTGTCATTTTCATATTTGGCATTCTATGTTAATTGCAACAAATCTTTGTTTGGGCTAGACCTTATTTGAGATTTACAGGAATAGCCAATCCTAATACAGTTCGCTAATCTGGTTCCAGTTGATTCACTACATGTGACAGCAGCTGAATGTATAACAGTCATTCGAATCTGGGTCCATCCACTTTTATAATATGGAAACTTTGGTCTATGATGGCATAAGGCCAAGACTTCTTTCACTTA comes from Lycorma delicatula isolate Av1 chromosome 3, ASM4794821v1, whole genome shotgun sequence and encodes:
- the LOC142321141 gene encoding mutS protein homolog 5-like, yielding MGNVATNSVHLLNDVVDVNPEFKVLHTLFLQLQPWKVITCRSLSQVFLKTIRSLIAGEVDPESSSDNSTALPNTAVTNDITSDNYHLLPASNFNVNTAKRMILALKLAGEPEQASEFDRQNYILSQLNLTSDAESLTAAFGGLLTFLGKSLAQINLQSFVNPVLAIRTLSLNNLVWIDNESLKALQIFTPTLHPSPYKWKEQVGEGLSILTLFNRCSSFLGSKRLRVLLSQPTQEISVIRERQDVIEFCLKNFQLWSNSFGCLHHLAPDDSVAPHTVYKQAHHFIHPVQFLLSD